In Bacillales bacterium, the sequence TCCGGCGGCGAGACGTTTTTGACATCGCTTGCGCTTGCGCTTTCGTTGTCGGCGCAAATTCAGTTGCGCGGCCGGTACCCGCTTGAGTTTTTCTTTCTCGATGAAGGGTTCGGCACGCTTGATCAAGAACTGCTTGATACGGTTGTGACAGCGCTGGAAAAACTTCGGTTTGAACGTTTTTCTGTCGGAGTGATCAGTCATGTCCCCGAATTGAAAAGCCGTCTTCCGGTACAGTTGCTTGTTGAACCGCCGGAACCTTCGGGCGAAGGAAGCCGCACACATTTGAAGATTTTATGACAAGACCATCGCGCTTTACGCGGTTGGTCTATTTTTTTTTTTGGATTTCGTTTGACACTGTTTCTCCATTCGCCTATAATGAGAATCGTTATCAGTAATAATCATTCTCAATGAGAATGTTTGAATACGATGCAGGGGGAGAAAGCATTGCGACTTTTTTTGAAACTCGGGATTATCGGATTGTTTTTAATGGTTTACGTATCACCGGCTCATGCGGCTGATGCAGACGGGTTGGCAGAGCTTGCCGAGAAGGCGGAACATCATGCAGACGAGCATGAATTTCAAGCAGTGAAACAAGATCTCGAAGCTTTTCATGAGCAGTGGGAAGAGGTAGAGGCAGACATTAAGGAAGATTCGGCCGAAGCGTATGAAGCGATTGAATCGGCCTATGTGCAAGCGGTTGCTGCCGTGAACGTTGATCAGCCGGATGCCGAACAAGTGGAAGAAGCGGTTGCCGCATTGGAAGCGGCCGTTACGTCGTATACGAACGGCGGAAATGCAGCTGAGGGCGACCGTCCGGGAGCGGCGGTGTTGCTTGGTTTGACACATGAATTGGACGAAGTCGCTGAATACGCGGAGAGCGGCAAGTGGGACGAGGCCGTTGAGGAATACGAAGCGTTTCATGAAGGTTGGGAAACGGTCGAAGCCGACATACGCGCAGCGGATCACGAGGCTTACGAACAAATCGAGACGAAGATGAGTCTTTTGAAAGCGGGATTGTACGGTGATTCCCGTGACGGCGAACAAGTGGAAACGGCTGTGCATGAATTGAAAGAAGCGATCAACGCTTATGCGGACGAAGGAACGAAAGCACGTCCGGGAGCGCAAGCGCTGCTCAGCTTAACGCATGAGTTGGACGAAGTCGGCGAATATGCGGAAGCGGGAAATTGGGACGAAGCGCGAGCGGAATATGAAGCGTTTCATGAAGGCTGGGAAGGCGTCGAGGACGGCATTCGCGAGGCCGACCACGAAGCGTACGAAGAAATTGAGACGAACATGAGCTTGTTGGCTGCACAGTTGAACAGCGAAAATCCGAGTGCGGAAAAAGTCGAACAGGCCGCGGAAGCCTTAATTGCATCGATTGAAGAATATGCCGAAGGGGCGGAAACCGAATCCGCACCCGAAGGGGATCAATCCATTGCGACATTGGTCCAATTGTTAAATCGGGTTGAAACGGCCATTGAGAATAAAAATGCGGCCGAAGCCCGGGAGTACATGACGAAATTCATTCAAGTTTGGCCGACGATTGAAGGGCAAGTGCAAGCACGGTCCGCGGAAGCTTATACGGATACGGAGACGCGGATGACGAAAGCGCTCGGCCTGTTGGCGAGCGATCCGGCTCAGTTCGAGAAAGCGGAATCGGTTGTCTCGGCGATGAAAAGCCAGCTTGCTCCGCTTGCCGAGCAAACGAGCTATTCGTTTTGGGACGCCGCGATTATTTTATTGCGCGAAGGTCTTGAAATCATCTTGATTTTAGCGGCATTGCTCAGCTTTTTGAAGAAAACGAACAACGCCGACAAACGGAAATGGATTTGGGGAGGCGCTGGTGCCGGCGTGCTCGTCAGTGTCGGGCTCGCGTTCGGCTTAACGTCCATTTTGACTGCTGCCGTTGCCGGCAAAGAAAGAGAATTGCTTGAAGGGATTACCGGTTTGGCTGCGGTCGTCGTAATGTTTACCGTCGGCAGCTGGCTGCACAACAAATCGAACATCGTCTCGTGGAACAAGTTTATCAACGAAAAAGTCGGCACTGCTTTGGCGCGCGGAAGCTTATGGTCGCTTGCTTTCGTATCCTTCCTTACCGTCGTAAGAGAAGGGGCGGAAACGATTATCTTCTATCTCGGCATCGTTTCCGACATTTCGACGACACAATTGCTTACCGGCATGGCGACTGCGGTCTTAATCTTGTTCGTGTTCGGGTTCGCGATCATCAAGTTTAGTGTGAAATTGCCGATCGGCGGCCTGTTTCTCGGCATCACCGTTTTGATCTACTATTTGGCGCTCAAGTTTACCGGCGAAAGCATCCACGCGTTGCAAGTCGTCGATCAAGTTCCGGCTGATTCGATCGCCGGTTTCCCGACGATCGATTGGCTCGGCGTGTATCCGACATGGCAAACGTTGCTCGCTCAAATCGTCTTGCTGGTGTTGATCGCCGTTCAAACGATTTGGAGCGCGAAGCGGAAAAAAGCGATGCGCGAACAGGCGATGATGGAGTCGAAACGTCAAAGCCGCGAAGCGGTCCAAAGTCAATCATAATAAGGGAAAAGATCCTCGGTTGCCCTACCGGGGATTTTTTTATGGCTGAAAAAATTTCCGGAAAACCCATTCGAAAACGACACGGCTTGTGATATAGTAATGACAATCGAAGGGAATATTTAACTTTTTTGTCAGCAGAAAAAGGAGGGAGAATGTTGCGTCTCGAGCAGGATAAGGGAACGGTTTGGCCTCTTCTTGCCTGGTGGCTCGGCGTGGTATTGTTCGTCTCGACAACCGTGATGGCAAGTTGGTATCATGATCAGAACCGATCCGCCGTTTCTGCGGAATGGCTGGCCACGGCTAAAGTTGAGGGGCAAACAATGACAAAGACATTGATTGCCGAGGGTATCGTACGGCCGGAACGGTCGGCGAACTTTTATCTCGATCCATCAAAGAACAGTCGGCCGAAAGTGCTTGTGCGTCAAGGGGATACCGTCGAAGAAGGCGAAACGCTCCTTCGCTATGACGGCTCGGGATTGGAACGACAAATCCGCGCTTTGCAAACTGAACAAAAGAAAAAGAAGTTGCAAATCAATCACCGCAACGAGCGGATCGTTTGGCTTCGCGAACAGATGGCCAGCCTCGAGGCGAAACCGATGATTCGGACCTATGAGAATGAAATCGAGCAGCTCGCATTTGAAAACCGCTTAGATCGACTCGAGCTTGACGGTTTTTCGAATCAAATGGAAGCGCTGAAACAACAGCGCGATGCCCTTGAAGTGAAAAGCCCTTTTTCAGGAACGGTTATTCACGTGAACGAGCATCCTTCCTCAAAAGCTAAACCGCTATTAATCCTTGGATCCCATCAACGAATCGTCACGGGAGAATTGCCGGAGCAGCAAGCCGCGCTCGTAAAATTCGGGCAACCGGCAACCATTACGTCGGCAGCTGTCAAAGACGGCGACTGGCAAGGAAAGGTTGCCGAGGTCGCTCGTTTTCCGGCAAAGGTGCGTGAACAGACGAAATCCGGACAGTCGTCCTATCCGTTCAAGGTGCGTTTTAGTCAACCGGTTTCAAGGCTTCATCAAGGGTATCACGTGAAGGTAGAAATCACGCTCGCGAACCACGAAAATGTTCCGGTGGTGCCAAAGCAAGCGCTCATACATAAGAAGCAACATACGTACGTTTATCGCATCGATCATGGGAGGCTCGAGCTCCGCCGTGTAGTTTCCGGCATGGAGAAAGGCGAAATGACTGAGATTCGTAAAGGA encodes:
- a CDS encoding FTR1 family protein, whose product is MRLFLKLGIIGLFLMVYVSPAHAADADGLAELAEKAEHHADEHEFQAVKQDLEAFHEQWEEVEADIKEDSAEAYEAIESAYVQAVAAVNVDQPDAEQVEEAVAALEAAVTSYTNGGNAAEGDRPGAAVLLGLTHELDEVAEYAESGKWDEAVEEYEAFHEGWETVEADIRAADHEAYEQIETKMSLLKAGLYGDSRDGEQVETAVHELKEAINAYADEGTKARPGAQALLSLTHELDEVGEYAEAGNWDEARAEYEAFHEGWEGVEDGIREADHEAYEEIETNMSLLAAQLNSENPSAEKVEQAAEALIASIEEYAEGAETESAPEGDQSIATLVQLLNRVETAIENKNAAEAREYMTKFIQVWPTIEGQVQARSAEAYTDTETRMTKALGLLASDPAQFEKAESVVSAMKSQLAPLAEQTSYSFWDAAIILLREGLEIILILAALLSFLKKTNNADKRKWIWGGAGAGVLVSVGLAFGLTSILTAAVAGKERELLEGITGLAAVVVMFTVGSWLHNKSNIVSWNKFINEKVGTALARGSLWSLAFVSFLTVVREGAETIIFYLGIVSDISTTQLLTGMATAVLILFVFGFAIIKFSVKLPIGGLFLGITVLIYYLALKFTGESIHALQVVDQVPADSIAGFPTIDWLGVYPTWQTLLAQIVLLVLIAVQTIWSAKRKKAMREQAMMESKRQSREAVQSQS
- a CDS encoding efflux RND transporter periplasmic adaptor subunit; the encoded protein is MRLEQDKGTVWPLLAWWLGVVLFVSTTVMASWYHDQNRSAVSAEWLATAKVEGQTMTKTLIAEGIVRPERSANFYLDPSKNSRPKVLVRQGDTVEEGETLLRYDGSGLERQIRALQTEQKKKKLQINHRNERIVWLREQMASLEAKPMIRTYENEIEQLAFENRLDRLELDGFSNQMEALKQQRDALEVKSPFSGTVIHVNEHPSSKAKPLLILGSHQRIVTGELPEQQAALVKFGQPATITSAAVKDGDWQGKVAEVARFPAKVREQTKSGQSSYPFKVRFSQPVSRLHQGYHVKVEITLANHENVPVVPKQALIHKKQHTYVYRIDHGRLELRRVVSGMEKGEMTEIRKGLSIGDTIVVDPFRSLRDGMTVTDWQTEMKKEG